AGGAACCAAGACTAGGAAGTAGACATGTTTAAATTGTGGTGCTTAGGGAGCTTGAGAAATGAGAATGAATTGGACATTTTAGTAGATAGGGAACTCGGGGAGAAGGTGGTGGAGATTAGAATGATGtccattaaaataatttttggggaAGGGTATCTCTTAATGTAATTAATACATATGCACCGCAAATGAGTTTAGATGGAGAGGACAAAAAGTATTTCAGGAAGGAGTTGGATGAGATTATGAGAGGTATCCTATAGATTGATAAAATGTTAATAGGAGGAGATTTTAATGATCACATAAGGACCATTTCAAGAGGTTATGATGGCATACATGATGCCTACAAATTTGGGTATAGATATGAAGGAGGAGATCTCTTATAGACTTTGTGGATGCTTTCGAGTTGGTCATAGCAAACTTGATCTTCCTAAAGAAGGAAAAACATATAGTGATCTTTCGTATTACAGTGGCTAatagataaattattttctccttaggaaggatggcAAAGGTGTATGTAAGTACTTCAAAATTATCCCAAGTGAGAATCTTATAACCCATCATAAGGCTATTATTATAAATTTAGATGTAAAAATGATCAAGAAGAAGAGAAGGGTTGCATTTGGCCAACCAAAGATTAGATAGGGAGGCCTAATTGGGCCAAATCTCAAAAGATGGGGGAGAAGTTGGTGAATCTGAGGGCTTTGGGGAGTAGTGAGGACGCAGCTAGAATAAATGATTGCATCAGGAAAACAACTAGAGAGGTGTTAGGGATCTCGAGGGGTAACTCAAGTAGGCACAAAGGGGATTGATAGTGGAATGAAGAGgtctaagaaaatatttaagcCAATGGGGTTTCTTATATGGTGTTAGTGAAAAACTTATATGGGGAAGACAAGATGAGGAGTAAGAAGAAGCATAAGatgacaaagaaaaaagaaaaaactagcGATCATGATGGCTAAAACGATAGTTTTTGAGCATTTGTATATAAAGCTCAAGTGAAAAGATAGGGATGTAAAGTTGTATAGGTTCTCCAAGGTGAAAGTGAATTATACGTGATCTAGACCAAATGAAGTGCATCAAGAACGAGAATGATGAAGTGTTAATAAAATAGGAATACATTAGACAAAGATAGCAAATATATTCCCTTaagctcttgaatgaagaaaggGATAAGGATATCGTATTAGAGGAATTAGAGCAATTCAAAAGGCATAGAAATTTTAGGTACTATAGGTTCATAAAGGTTGTAGAGGTTATAGTGGTTATTTGTAAGATGGGGAAGGGAAGAAAGATTCGGTCAGGCGAGATCCCGATGCACTTACGTAAGAACACAAGAGAGGCGGGTATGGAGTGGCTGATTGAGTTGTATAATGTCATATTTAGGACAACTAAATTTTCATAGGAATGGAGGTGGATACTATTATGTCATTATATAAGAACGGGGGGGATATTTAAAATTACACTAACTACATGGGTATCAAAATATGGAAGAGGATGGTCGACATGAGGATGAAGAGGGTGTGTCTATCTTTGAGAACCAATTTAGATTAATACTAGGGAGTTTGACTATAAAAGTTATCTCTCTTGTAAGGAGATTGTTAGAGCAATATATGTACAAGAATTGGGACttacatatggtgttcattgacctagaaaagacATGTGATAAAGTATCTAGAGATATCCTTTAAAGGTGTTTAGAGTCTAAAGGTGTACATATGGCTTACATTAGGTATATCAAGGATATGTAGGATGGAGCCAAAATCTAGAATAAAACAGTGAGGTGACTCGATACACTTCTTGATCATGATCATATTGCATTAGGGATTAGCCCTTAGTCCATTCCTTTTGTTGTAGTAATGACAAATTGACACGATATATCAAAGGATTGGTATCTTGGTGTATATTATTCATAAATGACATAGTAATAATTGATAAATGCGTGGTAGAGTTATGATCGACTTGAAGTTTGGAGAAGCCCTAAAATTTAGAGATTTTAGGTTAAGCAAGACTAAGATAGAGTACCTAGATTGTAAGTTCAGTGACTTAACACGTAAGATGGAGGTGGAAGTGAAGATCGATGCACTAGTCATACCCAAGACttttaagtatcttgggtccataattcaaggaaataaggTGATTGACAATGATGTTACACACTATATTGGAGAGGGTGGATAAAATGAGGGTTTGCCTCTAGGGTACTATGCTATAAATATGTCACCAACGCTTAAAGGTAAGTTATATAGtgtggtggttagaccaacaCTATTGTATGAGGCAAAGTGTTAGCCAATTAAAAATGCCCACGTTCAGAATATGAAGATAGTGGAGATGAAGATACTCAGATGGGTGTGTGGGCATTATAGGAGAGATATGATTAAGAACAAAGTTATACTACATAAGGTGTGAGTGGACTCTATGTAGGACAAAATGAGAGAAGCAAGGTTGATATGGTTCAGACATGTGAATAGGAAGTGTGAGGATGTGTGAGAGGTTGATTGTAGTAGAAGTTAGGCAAGGTATAGTTAGGCAAAAGAAGAATTGGGGGTGGCGGAGGTTGATTTGATTGGACATGAAACAACTTCAATTGactgaggacatgactttagatAATAATGTAGGATGGTTGAGAATTAGGGTAGAAAGCTAGTAGGTAATTGAGTATTATCGTATTTCATGATTTAGGTATCACgtagtttatttttctttaatgtgTATTAATATTTGTTGCTACACTTATTAGgtatattgttattttattatgtctttttctttcttactttcATGTGTTGGTTACATTTTTTTGAGACTAGATTCTATTTAAAATAACCAATTTACCCCACAAAGATAAAGGTAAGATATGCATATATTCTACACTCTTCGAACCCtacttgtgagattacactaaatatgttgctgttgttgtaCCTTAGATGTAATTTTTTCGGGAAAAAATTATTACGGGTGAAGTAAAATTTCATACAAATCACTTACAACAATTAATCATAATGAAAGAtagaaaattatatgaaaagatGAGTTACCCAAGTATAAGATGATGATGATTAGTAGTTACgaagacaagaaagaaaatgGGTAAGGCATTGTTGAAGAATGGAATTCTAGGTTGTCAAGAATGACTCATTTCCAAGCACTCAAAATGAAAACTATAAtccaaaaaatcatttttttcaataaaCCCACATGATAAACTACAatcaattctattttttttataaaaaaaaataaaattaaagggGTGAAGTAAAACTTGATACAAATTAGTTATAACAAATAATTCTAATGAAAGATACAAAATTGAGATGCAAAAATTGTTGGGTAACAAATCCATCCCACATCGgattggaaaagaaaaaatgtaCCAATATATAAGTGTTCATCCAACTCTTTTGGGACATGGCCAAAAACAAATCTGTGAGTACTTGACCCAAAGCGGACAATATCATACTAATGTGGAGTTAGGGCAGTCCCAACAAAAATGAGTTACACAAGTGTAAGAATGATGAACAAGAGAAAATGATTAAGGTGTTGTTGAAGAATGGAATTTAGGGTCTCTGGTAATGCCACATTGGGCTCATTGTTGAAGAATTTCAAGATCGTTTCTCTCAACTTCTCCATGGCTTTCTCCTGATTCTTCTTTTTTACTGTTGTTGCGGCTTAGtgttttcaaaagttttttgaTGTGGTGACAAATCTATAACTGTTGTATTCTCTGTTTGGAGAAGTTTTTGGGCGGTtttgttgaaaattttaaaattttttaatgtGTTTTTTTGGGGAAcaaatgaatttattttgagataataCTCTCAACTAGTATCTTATAAAAAGATACTTAAATTTTGTGGGAGTTAGATGAACTCTTTTAGCAACTTCAAACTTATAGTATTACCTAGGGATGGACATGATACAATATAGTAATTTCGGTTccatatttttgattttttaaaaatattatagtgTTACTACACTAAATTAATTTGTTATGGTGTAATATTTTAAAgttcaattttgatattttacagTATGACAAATAGTTTGATCGATTTTAATTTACAAATATTCATATAATCAAGAATTATGACTTTCAACATTTTAAGAAACGTCTTAATTATATCATACTCAATATTGAATACAGTACCTAAGTTTACAAttatatacaaaatttatatttattattataatattagcaaatatatatatatatatatatatatatatatatatatatataaagttcaattttgatattttacagTATGACAAATAGTTTGATCGATTTTAATTTACAAATATTCATATAATCAAGAATTATGACTTTCAACATTTTAAGAAACGTCTTAATTATATCATACTCAATATTGAATACAGTACCTAAGTTTACAAttatatacaaaatttatatttattattataatattagcaaatatatatatatatatatatatatatatatatatatatatatatatatatatatatatatatatatatatataaaactaatTATTCAGACGTTGGGATTTGACTATTATATCTTGATTGATATATCTTTTTTGTGTAACTGACTAATGAACAAAATTGCTAGTATTTTCGTTTGAATATTTCTACATGTATAAAGTGTTAGTATGATATAATTGAGACGTTTCTTAAAtgattgaaatcataattttcgATTACATAAATATATGGAAATTGAAATCGATCAAACTATAACTATCAATTTACCATGCcacaaaatatcaaaatcaaattttaaaatattgaatcatATCAAATTAATTTCTTACGATAATTGATAACGGTGTAATatctttaaaaaacaaaaaacaaaattattgaACCGAAATTTACGATATCTTATCATGTCCACATCCCTAGGTAATAGTAAAGTGCAAAAATTTTCAGAGAGCTCATCAAATTCCCTcctcccaaaaaaaaaacacccaAAAAATCTTCAAATTTCTCAATAAAACCGCCTAAAAACTCCTCCAAACAGGGAATACTAGCAGTTATGGACAATTCTAACACATCAAAAGGCTTGCGAAAACCCTAAGttgcagcagcagcagcagaagaagaagaagtaatggaaaagttgagagaaacAATCCTGAAAATGTCCAACAAAGAACCCAATGTGCCATTGTCAAAGACCCAAAACTCCATTCTTCAACAGCATCTTAACCGTTTTCTATCTGGTCTTCATACTACCCCTGTTCATCCTCCTTATACTTGTGTAACTCTTCTTTTCATCTCAATTTTCTATCTTTCATTACAATTTTAATCTCAATTTGTATCAAGTTTTACTTCACCCCATTTActgattttggaaaaaaaaatgaatttttgggTTATAGTTTtcatttttgagtgtttggaaATGGTCCATTCTTGATTACCCATTTACTCTCTTgtcttcatcatcctttttatGCTTTGAAAACTGTTCTGTTCATGTAAAGTTTGTATCTTTCATTATAATTAGTTATATTAAGTGATTTGTAGGAAGTTTTACTTCAATGTTAAATCTTTTttcgaaaataaaataaaattgggaGTAACAGTGAATAGTTTTGAAATCTCTGTATTTGGATTTTACTTCTTCCCATTAACTGATTGTTGGGGAAAAAATGAATTATTGGGTTATAGTTTAATCcaatattttgttttgttataGATGATTGAAAAGGCCTTGCAGGAATTGGATGAAGAAGGTGGTTCCAATGAAGACTCAATATCTGAGTTTATCAAGAAAGAATATGACAGTTTACCAAGAGCTCATACGACCCTGCTCAAACATCATCTAAAGAAGATATCTGAAAAGGGAGAAATCCTTATGATTGATGGAGGACGGTTTTTGCTTCCTGGTGACAGCaaaaacttgaattcaaagAGAAAAATGAATAGGAAGAGAAGGAGGAATTCATCAATTAAACAAAAGAAGCCGcagcaaaagaaaaagaaagaggagGATCCTCGACATGAGGTGCATTTTGAGCAATGTCATAGGAGGCCTGCTAAGTATAAGGAGGACGGGGCTAAAATAGATGATAATACAATTTCAGCAGCGGCAACAAACAAGGAGGTGTTATGTTTGGATGCTCCTCAGGATGAGGTACGTGTGAAGGAACCAAAAGATAAGCGTCGTGGAAGGGCTCTCAAGGGCAAGGAGGACGGGATGATCCAGATTCTACACTTTTGAAGGACTTGAGATTATCCAAGAAGCTAACGAAGAAACAAAATGATCAAGGACTAAGAAGGCGTAGGAAGGCACAGTAAAGTAAGCATTGCAGTTCCTTGAGATATCTCCCAGAAGTTCAAATGTTAGTGGATGCATTTTAGTTGCTTGTATTTCTCTTTATTCAATTTAGTAATTCGAACTAAGAGTTTCACTTATTTGAAAGAAGCTATAACATTAGTTACTAATCACCTGTAGTTCTCTTTTCTTTAAGTTTTGCTCTATACAATAGAATTTGTAAACTCTCTACAGGCTTAGCTTGTTTAGTGCTGTGAATATTTATAAAAtgctttcttttatttatcgaAAATCAATTTTGTATACCTCTCTGTCATCATGTAGTTAGTGTGAATATTCTGAGCTCCAATTTGAGGAGCACGGTATGACTTCAAGTTTGCTGAAGCCTTATCTCCCTCGCACCACCTACAAATCCACATGCCCCTTCTGGAGTACTTTTGTGGATCCCTCTTTGAATTTTGCTGGTGCTGTAGAAGTAGTGAATGGTCATGGAAGTAAGAGGAAGGTGGAGCTCATGCACAGGTTGGATAACTTGATAGAAGGAAAAATCAGTAATGACgttttcaaaaggaaaaaattagaaatgatTTCTTGAAAACGGTTTCCACAAAAGGcaaaataatatgtatcatGTGTTTATTGATTTTGATTCATAAGAAGATAGGAACTTCCTATCTATATGTAATACGCAAATGAAGCTACTGAAATGGAAAGCTGATTTTAAGCCAGAGGTAGAAACAATTTTAGCCCTGTATTGGGTTAATCTACAAGATTTAAGGCAGCACTTTTTCGAATGGGATGCATTATGCATGATCGTAGCTCCAATTAGCATTCCAATCATTTCggataatgagaatgaagaagaagagagatcTTCTTTTTAacaataatgagaatgaagaagaagagagatcTTCTTTTTAACAGGAAAGTTTGGTCACGTAGATCTTCAATTTCGCCGCCGCTGCATGGTGGAATTTAGCAAGTTGCTGAAAACCGGCACCACCTACCCGAGCAAGAGTTGTGCTCGATTTCGAGTCAAGAAAAAAATGGATCAAATGGTACGATCCCTCCATCACCCCAGAATGAAAGGGGTCGCCGACTCCAACTACCGTCCATGTACGATCCATTCTAGATCTGACCAACTGCCCATCCTACCTCCTCTGCGTTCTTGACAGCCCATCTTTTGGAATCTATCACTCAAAAGGGTTGAATATGagagtgtcacgccccgggagggtaccctagacgtaaccggcactcagaaaccatttctggctcccaagcgaaccacatagcctgatcacacatccgttccttcattcaatcagcggaagataaaaaaaaatataaagaggaTATTCGgcgggcaactcaaaacatcactctaactcaaagaataaaggccgtGGGCCAAcattcaactaaaatatttgtcatttaaaaatagtttgacaagaataactcgaggatagaaatactcaatcgacccgtcactatctagtctatgaagcctctatcactactatctaattggtgacaatgacatgttcatggctacctcaactcaaaatgtaaagggctaactcgatgcaagaatacacaaacggtgtcctccgaatgtaggggaggactcaccaatacgctgagagtgggtgtggatcttcaacggagcaccggttgatgatctctagtacctgtctctgcatcatgaaacgatgcaggccaaatggcgtcagtacgtggaatgtactggtatgtaaaatggccgaatgaaacatacctcaaggaagaataacatcgatccaaatatttcaaattagaaagataagagaaactcaaataaggcgtataagtctaaagtaagaatacatttttagacaaagaccaatcacatatcatacaatccattccaatcatacacaatacagttcaatcaaatcatatatcattcgattcaatccaatcatatacccttCCATCCAACCCAATCATACACTATCCcatcacatatcatgtaatccaatccatcacacatcacctaatctgatcatataaaatcaactcaacaatcaactcaacagtcaactcaaaggactcaactcaatacatatgtaacaactcactcaagtgtcctaagtctaacaagaaatagtttagacaggactaactcataagcatatagcaactcactcaaattccctaagtctaacaagaaatagtatAGATAGGACCAACTCATAacccactcaactcaactgactcggagcactatcaagacctaaatgggagtttctcttatccgacaaccatcacttatgagccagtgacagtacaacaaaaagacgttgttgccgcgcccgttcatactttgccagggtatgaacgaatcaaacactcatggatccaatccaaccaagtcctataatgtcaggacaaaactctcggggaagcatccgactttaacggttcaatcctccctacgtttggcaacacaggtattgggttcgagtatggactgtactcttgcccaattcggtgctcgatactcctcccatgactccatgctcataaaactcctccaatcatctcaaacaagccctcacggctagtttcatgtggaacattgccacctcatcaactatgttctcatttcaactcaattaactcataatgacaagtctcattggaccttctttcaaatcgactcatctcaaatcatcaaactcttctctttaaaaatttatacaatctcaactcaatgaatgtagaaaatattatgtacataaaaatataatttcaactcctcaactcaaactcaaaatagatactttaatgtaaaaatactcaactcatttaaaggctcctcatactcaactcatacttaaactcctttctaaatcaaagatgaaactaataattctttagactcaaagtagtgtataaatagtttatgcaaaaaggttcataaataatttatttaaagctcctcctcaaaagatcatttattttcaaaatattcctaagactccaatcaactcaaattattcacatcatataccacaaaatcacattagactccaatccacttcatcatacaacatcctcatcaacataacctcttcatttacatcatcgtcaaatagcatcattcacatcgtcatcaaacatcatcatcatatatcatcattcacatcgtcatcaaacatcatcatcatatatcatcattcacatcatcatcaaacattatcatcagatcatcatcaaatatcatcatcacatcaatcgtcaaacatccacttcgaaatccttattttagtcatatgttcattttatagaagcaaagggacattcttaactaaccaattcattctttttcattccaatcaatacatatatacacacaactatccatctcaacctcaagacatttatgacaagaaatttcatcttgggttcatgtgaatgaaatatgaatccatactctcaacaagactcaactcaagaatatcgtcaacatctataaatctatatacaaaggtacatttgaaatcaataatataaaagataactatttagtaactcaagtcattaaaaacatcaatcaactaatagtacttaaaacattctatagtttaggaaaactttcaagaaaacctttttagaaggttcaactctttcacaactcctatccaacacatctatgggcatatggaagaactaaattcatattttaggttagccttatataccttgtttgaagactttgaaggaacttgatgttaggtcttcaatggaaggcttgaattcttgaagctcttgaaggcaccctttgttggatatggatttggggaagaagaagagagggaaaatttctagggctttttagagagagagagaagaagaaaataatggtccaaaatgctcaaggatggtgtaaatataatttggaaaaagtccaagttgcccctcttccaaaaatctggaaatttgggcaaacgtcttgctggcgctatagtggcgcgtcgcgccactgcagcgccaatccaaaataggcttaaaaccctgcatatctaatagtggcgcgtcacgccaagccccaaactactgaggctgttttctggcgctatagtggtgtggggcgccactggagcgccaagcctgaatttcgcccaggtctgaaattcctgcagtactagtctgtagtaaaatggccataacttttgactccgaactccaaaaattgcaatcttggtggagttggaaagaagactcaaagacctttaatttggtaggtcgtgggccacccagttctttatatcttaggagatatggtcgtttgaagttgactcttatactaactcgtccgaaaacttaatcgattggagttctttggactcgacttggtgttagagatctcttatgacccctaaacacatctaacacacttcaaatacttagtaattaatcctaactcatgtgtagaattacaagtcctccggtccgagtctacccacacgtgaagaaatgttcgagtctttgcgaaaaaatttcTGGGGTGTCACAAAGAGTGTCCCAGAATATTGCTTTCACTGTAAAGCTCAGGGACACAGTGATGATAAGTGTAGAATCTTGTAAAGGAATTCTTTAATCACAATGATACAGGGAACAACTTGGATCCTCAGCAAGCAATAACGGAGAATGAAAATACATGGGACCAAACTAGAGTACTGAGTTAGCTTTAGCTTTCAGGTAAATGATCAATATATCATGCTCGATAAATTTCATGCATTTATGCAGTTGGCTGGCTGTTTCTATTTATGTTTCCTTACCCCTCCTCTTCTctaagagagacttgcatatggtattcatcgacttagaaaaggcttacgataaagtcccacgagagatactatgaagatgtttggaggctaaaggtgtaccggtagcgtacataagggtgatcaaggacatgtacgaaagtgccaaaaccagggtaaggacagtaggaggggactcagaacacttcccagttgtgatggggttgcatcaaggatcagctcttagtccgtttctatttgccttggtgatggatgtattgacgcgacaaattcaaggtgaggtgccatggtgtatgctttttgcggacgatatagtcctcatcgatgagactcgtagcggagttaacgctaagctagaggattggagacgcaccttagagtctaaagggtttaagctgagtaggaccaagacagagtacctagagtgtcAGTTCAGtaagacacctcaagaggttggcgcggaagttaggctcggggaccaagccatccaaaagaaaagtagttttaagtacttTGGTTCTATAATGCAAGGCAGTGGGGAGATCGACGAAGATGTCACCCATCGTATtagggcaggatggatgaaatggaggctctcCTCTGGTGTGttgtgtgacaagaaggtgccaccacaacttaagggcaagttctacaaagtggtggttagaccagctatgttatacggggcagagtgttggccagttaaggtctcccacgtgcaaaagataaaagttgccgagatgagaattttgagatggatgtgtgggtataccaggagcgacaggattagaaatgaggctattcgagacaaggtaggagtgacctcggtggaagacaagttGCGGgagacgcgactgagatggtttgggcatgtgaagaggagagtcccagatgcaccagtgcggagatgtgagaggttagccatggatggtttcagaagaggtaggagtaggccgaagaaatattggggagaggtgatcagacaggacatggcgcatttacgacttaccgaagacatgaccttagataggagggtgtggaggacacacattagggtagaaggctagtacattaGTGGCATTATTCTCCCTTATCCGTAGACATATtaatgcactatgatttcttgtactctgatttatggtatttatgttattatctaataatacctactgttttttgtgctttgattatttcgttatctacttatctacttttaatattcttgtctgacctttttctatgcttctattgagccgagagtctttcggaaacagtcgtcctacattggtaggagtcaggtctgcgtacactttaccctccccagaccccacgatgtgggatttcactgggttgttgttgttgtacccCTCCTCTTCTCTCAGGCATTCAAATTGCACAAACATGAGAAAACAGGGTGGaggttaattttaattttttaaaattaaaaagaagtaTAGGGTGGAGGAGGGAAGTGCAACTTACCACACTGGTGAATATTTGGATCCAGTAGCTGTTGCTGAAGCAAAGAAGTTAGCTGGGATTTCAAGTCCTCCATTACAAAAAGATGGTGTAAATGGCGATTGGTGTGACTGTTGGAAATTCATCTCTTGAGGGAATTTCAAGTGTGGTTGATGTGATTATGGTAATTGATAGCGTTGATCGATTAATTAAACATGAGAAAAACAGAAGGAATCATTTAGTATGCATTTCTGCATCATTTGCTAATCACTTGTAGTTCTCTTTTCTTTAAGTTTTGCTCTAGAGGTTATGATAGAGTAATCCAACAATGAAGTTGGTGCTTGATTCTTAATCAGTTAAGAAGCTATTGTGTACGTTTCTTTAAAGATAGTCGATTTATCTCTTTCACTTTGTTTGGGATTGACGTGTAGTCACAATTATTCatctt
This sequence is a window from Solanum dulcamara chromosome 10, daSolDulc1.2, whole genome shotgun sequence. Protein-coding genes within it:
- the LOC129870439 gene encoding uncharacterized protein LOC129870439 translates to MEKLRETILKMSNKEPNVPLSKTQNSILQQHLNRFLSGLHTTPVHPPYTCMIEKALQELDEEGGSNEDSISEFIKKEYDSLPRAHTTLLKHHLKKISEKGEILMIDGGRFLLPGDSKNLNSKRKMNRKRRRNSSIKQKKPQQKKKKEEDPRHEVHFEQCHRRPAKYKEDGAKIDDNTISAAATNKEVLCLDAPQDEVRVKEPKDKRRGRALKGKEDGMIQILHF